Genomic segment of Microbacterium hydrocarbonoxydans:
CTGCGCCGAGGGTCGGACGCTGTCATGCGTTCGACGATATGAAGCGTGGAGGATGGGCGCGCCCTGCGCTCGGGGATCCCTCGATCGAGCGGGAGAGATGCCCGAAGAGCACCTCGGTGCAGAGAGAGTGACGCGTCAGGCGGTCGCGGCGTCGATGTCCGACGTCTGCGCGGGCTCGACCGGCTGAATGCCGTAGAGGGTCGAGAGCGCGGCGGCGAACTCGTCTGCCTGCCCGCTCGCAGCGAGCTCGTGCGCGCGGGTCGTCGGGGTGTGCAGCAGCACGCCGGTGAGGTGTCGCAGCGCCTGCTCGACCTTGCCGTCTTCGTCTCCACGGGCACGTGCCCGGTCGATCTCCGCATCGAGCAGCGTGAAGATGTGGGATCGCAGGGCGACGATCGACGGCGTCACACTCTGCCGGCTGCCCACGACATGGAAGGTGTCGGCGGCTTCACGCACGACGGTGCGAGCAGCATCCGTGGCCTGCAGCTCTTCGAGCGGTGCGTGCAGGCTGATGGTCTCGAGGTCGAGCAGCGCGACGCCTTCGAGGGCGGCGACGGCGGGGTCGACGTTGCGAGGCATGCCGAGGTCGACCACCAGCTGGCGGTGCGACGCGACGGGGCAGCCCGTGGTGGCGATGCCGGTCGGCGCCTGGAGGTGCTCGGGGGTGAGCACGGGCTCGGTCGCCGTGGTGCAGGTGATCAGCAGGCTCGAGTGAGCGGCGGTGCGTGCATAGTCGCCTGCCGCGACGGGGCGGATGCCGTGCTTGGCCGCGAACTTCTCGGCACGGCCCGACGGCGAGTACACCGAGATGTCGACAGCGCCGCGCTCGCGCAGGGTCGCCAGAGTGACGGCCGCATACGCGCCGGTGCCGACGAGCAGCACGCGCTCGGCCGACCAGTCGACGATGCGGCTGTCGGCGAGCTCCAGCGCCAGCCGCACGAGTGAGCGACCGGCGCGCCCGAGGGCCGTGACGTTCT
This window contains:
- a CDS encoding glutamyl-tRNA reductase; translation: MSRTPDDVASTIVDTASCVQGAVVLATCNRFEAYVEMDEPVTAAGAIGVEAVLEAVESATGISTDELDGAYDVHSGRRVAEHLFSVASGLESVVSGEGEIAGQVRRALTSARKDGTTSPELERLFQRASQAQRKVKNVTALGRAGRSLVRLALELADSRIVDWSAERVLLVGTGAYAAVTLATLRERGAVDISVYSPSGRAEKFAAKHGIRPVAAGDYARTAAHSSLLITCTTATEPVLTPEHLQAPTGIATTGCPVASHRQLVVDLGMPRNVDPAVAALEGVALLDLETISLHAPLEELQATDAARTVVREAADTFHVVGSRQSVTPSIVALRSHIFTLLDAEIDRARARGDEDGKVEQALRHLTGVLLHTPTTRAHELAASGQADEFAAALSTLYGIQPVEPAQTSDIDAATA